One Candidatus Hydrogenedentota bacterium DNA segment encodes these proteins:
- a CDS encoding oligosaccharide flippase family protein encodes MSRIEGQEAQRTVTGLKTLVQGSLLSAASVFISMAALLVTSKLFTNALDQSQVGIFALLLVTSDFIIYASGMGLSSSMPKLVAEANPARRKEIIGSALAGQIPLLLLVGAVVLLAQQVIPVPDTQAETSAWAGVHSCLHFLPLLFIAGGLRDLILAMLAGLDRYAFRAGGIALASLAQVVLVYLFIWRGGGQLKTLTVVMALSYGIALILLWTGLGVHGKPRVRWRDYLKQVRFSFPLYLNQLMTFFNQRFDTMLVSALAGVTSAAIYEMMKKLPVLVNRVMNALLVPYLPHISQLLSVSDHAGAARVLHHAVGLSAFFGYGAVLLLTALQRPLILLLFNADYLADAAILGLLLTAASLALQSGLMAKMLIALGRNVPVPFVNMSTMLLTVGADIILIPYFGMVGAAAAVMAASGAGFFLLAAFTHRAGIPVKLWHCVKPMLFLLLSAAPLYYGSLGIVGRLLAPCLFVMLCLVFSVVTPRQLIAITSSIMPTVRKGSPCT; translated from the coding sequence ATGAGCAGGATTGAAGGACAAGAAGCGCAGAGAACCGTGACAGGATTAAAAACCCTGGTGCAGGGTTCGCTCTTATCTGCCGCCAGTGTCTTCATTTCTATGGCGGCCTTACTCGTAACCAGCAAGCTCTTTACGAATGCTCTCGACCAAAGCCAAGTGGGCATCTTCGCTTTGCTCCTCGTCACCTCTGATTTTATCATCTATGCATCGGGAATGGGGCTCAGCTCGTCCATGCCCAAACTCGTGGCAGAAGCGAATCCCGCACGGCGCAAAGAAATTATTGGCAGCGCCTTGGCAGGTCAAATCCCTTTGCTGCTCCTCGTCGGTGCTGTGGTTCTCTTGGCGCAGCAAGTGATCCCTGTCCCTGATACGCAGGCGGAGACGAGCGCGTGGGCGGGCGTGCATAGTTGTCTCCACTTCCTGCCCCTGTTGTTTATTGCGGGCGGATTACGAGATTTGATCCTTGCCATGCTTGCCGGTCTTGATCGCTACGCCTTCCGCGCCGGCGGTATTGCCCTTGCTTCACTCGCACAAGTGGTGCTTGTATACCTCTTTATTTGGCGCGGCGGCGGTCAGCTAAAAACGCTCACCGTCGTCATGGCACTGTCTTACGGCATTGCGCTCATCTTGCTTTGGACGGGCTTGGGTGTCCATGGCAAGCCTCGTGTCCGGTGGCGTGACTATCTGAAGCAAGTACGTTTTAGTTTTCCGCTCTACCTCAACCAACTCATGACCTTTTTTAATCAGCGCTTTGATACGATGCTCGTATCCGCCCTTGCCGGCGTTACCAGCGCAGCCATTTACGAGATGATGAAGAAGTTACCTGTTTTGGTGAACCGTGTGATGAACGCTTTATTGGTGCCTTATCTGCCCCATATTTCGCAATTACTCAGTGTGTCCGATCATGCCGGCGCGGCACGGGTCCTCCATCATGCGGTAGGTCTGTCCGCTTTCTTCGGCTATGGCGCTGTGCTGCTCTTGACTGCACTACAGCGCCCGTTGATACTGTTGTTGTTCAATGCGGACTATCTTGCCGACGCCGCTATCCTCGGACTGCTCTTGACTGCTGCGAGTCTCGCCTTACAATCGGGGTTGATGGCGAAAATGCTCATCGCTTTGGGCCGCAATGTACCCGTTCCCTTCGTGAATATGAGTACCATGTTGCTTACTGTGGGCGCAGATATAATTCTGATCCCTTATTTTGGCATGGTTGGCGCTGCTGCCGCGGTCATGGCCGCCTCGGGCGCGGGCTTCTTCCTCCTTGCCGCCTTTACGCATCGTGCCGGCATTCCTGTAAAACTGTGGCATTGCGTGAAGCCCATGCTTTTCCTTTTGCTATCTGCAGCGCCGCTGTACTATGGTAGTCTCGGTATTGTTGGGCGCCTCCTAGCTCCGTGCCTCTTTGTAATGTTATGTTTGGTCTTCTCTGTGGTAACGCCGCGTCAATTGATTGCCATTACTTCTTCAATCATGCCGACGGTGCGCAAGGGAAGCCCTTGTACTTGA